The genome window CCGCGCCGGGCGCCGCCACCTGTGCCGCAACACCCTGGGCGTGGGGGTCAACCGCCCCGGCTCCTTTGCCGAGTATCTGGTGTTGCCGGCCTTTAACGCCTTCAAGCTGCCCGACGACATCCCCGACGACATCGCCGCCATTTTCGATCCCTTTGGCAACGCGGTGCACACGGCCCTGAGCTTTGACCTCGTGGGTGAAGACGTGCTGATCACGGGGGCCGGGCCCATCGGCGTGATGGCGGCGGCAGTGGCCCGGCATGTGGGCGCACGCCACGTGGTGATTACCGACCTGAACGACTACCGCCTGGATCTCGCCCGCCGCATGGGCGTGACCCGCGCCGTGAACGTGGGCCAGGAGGACCTGCAAGGCGTCATGACCGAACTGGGCATGACCGAGGGCTTCGACGTGGGCCTGGAAATGAGCGGGTCGGGCCCGGCCTTTGCCCAGATGGTGCAGGTGATGAACAACGGCGGCAAGGTGGCGCTGCTGGGCATTCCCAGTGGCCGCGTGGACATTGACTGGAACGCCGTGATTTTCAAGATGCTGACCATCAAGGGGATTTACGGCCGCGAGATGTTTGAAACCTGGTACAAGATGGCCGCCCTCATTCAGTCCGGCCTGGACCTGGGCCCCATCATTACCCATCACTACGGCATTGCCGACTACCAGCAGGGCTTTGACGCCATGCTGAGTGGGCAGAGTGGGAAGGTGATTCTGGACTGGGAGTAAGGAGAAGGGTGTAGGGCGTGGGTTGTGGGGTGTAGGAAGAGAGAGAAACGGGGAGTAGGCATTGGTAAGTGGGAAAGGCGGTGGCTGATACGCCAATCGCCTTTTTCTTTCGTCTTTTAAAAGTAGAACCTTCTGGGCCGCACCAAGATCGGCTCGCCCCTCTACCGCCAGGTCCAGACGAAGCCGTCGTGCCCGAAGGGCGCGGGCGTGGGGAGACGGGCGGAGGCGGACCACGGCGTACGACACGGGGCGAAGCCGAGCCATCCCAAATTGTTATACGGACTGCCGTCCATTTCCGTGCCATCCGGGAAGAAGGGGGATGTTCCCCGCCTTCGGCGCTGTTCCAGCCCAATTCCCGGAACTCCGTATTTTTTCCTTCTTCCGCTGGTCGGAAAAATTCCGGAACACGTTACGGAATTTTTCGGAACCCGTATTAGTCAACGTTGCCCAGTGCGAACGCCTGCTCCCCCTGCCCCTCCGGGGGAGGAGGCTGGGGGGTGGGGCAAGCCGTTACTGGCCCTTCAACCACCCCCCTGCGCCATCTGGCCCATTGCCAACCCCCTTCACCCCCGCCACACTGCCCCCATGCCCACCCTCACCCCCCGCCGCTGGTGGCCCGCATTCCCGGGCCCGCCCTCGCCTGTGCGCTGAACCCCGTTTCGCCGCCCAGCCCGCGCCCGGATACGTCCAGGCGCGGCCTTTTTTTGTTCTCTCTCACTCCCCGGAGGTTCCACCATGACTGTTGCCCCACCTGCCCGCCCCCGCATCCTCACTGGCGACCGCCCCACCGGCCGCCTCCACCTGGGCCACCTGGCGGGCTCCCTGCGCGCCCGCGCCCAGTTGCAGCACACCCACGACCTCTTCGTGCTGGTGGCCGACGTGCAGGCCCTGACCGATCACTTCGACCGCCCGGAAACCGTGCATGACCATGTGCCTGAAGTGATGCTGGATTACCTTGCCGCTGGCCTGGACCCGGCGAAGGTGACCTTCGTGCTGCAGTCGGCGGTACCTGAACTGGCCGAACTGACCCTGTACCTGCTGAACCTTGTAACGGTCTCGAAGCTGCGCCAGAACCCCACGGTGAAGACCGAGATTGCCCAGAAGGGATTCGGGGACACCGTGCCCGCTGGGTTTTTCATCTACCCGGCGGCGCAGGTGGCCGACATCGTGGGCTTTGGCGCCGCCGTGGTGCCGGTGGGCGAGGACCAGCAGCCCATGCTGGAACTGGCGCGCGACGTGGCGCGGCGCTTCAACAGTCTGTACGGCCCCACGCTGGTGGAGCCCCGCGCCTACCTCTCGGCGGTGCCCCGCCTGCCCGGTCTGGACGGCGGGGCCAAGATGGGCAAGTCGCTGGGCAACGCCATCTTTCTGGCCGATCCGCCCGAAGAGGTGCGCCGCAAGGTGATGGGCATGTACACCGACCCCGGCCACCTGCGCGCCAGCGACCCAGGGCGTGTGGAGGGGAACCTGGTGTTTACCTATCTGGACGCCTTTGACCCGGACCCGGCGCGGCTGGCGGCCCTCAAAGACCACTACCGCGCCGGGGGCCTGGGAGACGTGGCGCTCAAGCGACATCTGATCGGGGTGCTCGACGACCTGCTGGCCCCCATGCGGGCACGCCGGTCGGCCTTCGCTGCTGACCCCGCCGCCCTGCAGCTCCTGCGCCAGGGCAGCGCGCGCGGACGGGCCGAGGTGCGCCTCATCCTGGCGCGGGTGCGCGCCGCCCTGCACCTGCACGTCCTGTGAGCACAGCAGGGCTGAAGCAGGGACCGGGCGGGATCAAGCCGGCACTGCAGCGGTGGAAAGGAGGTGCCCTTTAGCTCCGCAGCAGGTGGGCAAAGCCCGTGTCGTCCAGCGGTGGCAGCTCCGAGAGTGAGGTCAGGCCAAAGTCCAGCAAAAAGCGTTCGGTGGTGCCGTACAGCAGCGGCTGGCCCACCGCGTCCGCCCGGCCCACCACCTTCACGAGTTCGCGTTCCTGCAGCGTCACCACCGTGCTGGCGCTGCCGCCCCGCATCGCTTCAATCTCGGCGCGGGTCACGGGTTGCCGGTAAGCAATGACAGCCAGCACCTCCAGCGCCGCGCTGCTCAGCTGGGGCAGGGGCGGCGGCGCCAGCAGGGGCGTGAGGTGTACGGCCAGGGCCGGCGGCACCACGAGGCGGTAGCCGCCCGCCACCGCCTCCACCTCAAAGCCCATGTTCGCGGCGCGCAGCCGCGCGCTGAACGCCTCGACCTCGCGCCGCGCGGCTTCCTCGGGTACGCCCAGCAGGCGGGCCAGATCGCTGGCCCCCACCGGGCGGCCCGCCGCCAGCAGGGCCGCGCCAATCAGGGCGCTGAGGGGCGGGGCGTCACCCATGGGCCAGCTTTCCCTGGGTGGGCGGCCGGGCAGACCAGGGCCAGTTCACAGCGCGCCGCGTGCCTGGGCGCCCAGGCACGCCAGCACCTGCCCGGCCGGCAGGGCCCCCTCGCGCAGCACCCGGCCTTCGGGCAGCAGCAGCACGGTACTGGGCACGCCCAGGCAGGGCACCCCGCCGTCTGGCAGGACCACGTCGCCCAGGTTCATGGCCAGGGCCACGCCGTGGGTCAGGGCGGGCGGCTGGCGGCTGGGGTTGCAACTGGTGGTGGCCAGCACCCCGCCGGCGGCCTCCAGCAGCGCCAGGGCCACCGGATGGTCCGGCACGCGGATGCCCACCCGGCCTTCTGGGGCCAGCAGCGGGGGACAGGCCGCGCTTGCCGGCAGCACCACCGTGAGCGGTCCAGGCCAGAAGGGCACCAGCGCCGCCGAGAGGGCTTCAAAGCCCGCCTCAGGCGCCGCCAGTGGCTGCGCTGAGGCGGCCGAGGCACACGACACCTGCACCGGTTTGTCGGCCAGGCGGCCCTTGAGGTCATACAGGCGCCGGATGCCGTCCGGGCGGTCTGGGTGCGCGGCCAGCCCCCAGACCGTTTCGCTGGGGTAGGCCACCACCCCGCCAGCGGCCAGCACCTGCAGGGCGCGCTGCACATCATGGGAAGAGACTGTGGTCATAGGAGGTTCAAAGGGAGCTGCAAAGTGTGAACTGGTGTAAGGCGGGCGCAAGACGCGGCCCCTATACTGCTTGATAATATGCCCGTCTTTGAATACCGCGTGCGGGACCGCTCCGGCAAGGTGCTGAAATCCCAGATGGAAGCCGAGACGGCCACCCAGGTTCGTGACGCCCTGCGCGCCAAGAACCTGATGATTGTCGAGATCAAGGCGCCCAAGAGCGGCCTGAGCGCCGACGTCAAAATTCCTTTTCTGGATAACCGCCCGCCCAGCCTCAAACAGGTAGCGATTTTCAGTAAGCAGCTCGCCACCCTGATCAACGCGGGGGTGCCGCTGGTGCAGTCGCTGGCGATCTTGCAAAAGCAGATTGAGCACAAGGGCTTTCAGGGCGTCGTCAAGGAGATGCGCACCGACGTGGAATCCGGGACGCCTCTGAGTGAGACCCTGGTCAAGCATCCCAAGATCTTCAACCGGCTGTACGTCAACCTTGTGCGCGCCGGGGAAACCAGCGGCACCCTGGACGCGGTGCTGGAACGAATTGCCGGGTTTCAGGAAAAGGAACTGGCGCTGCGCGGCAAGATCAAGAGTGCCCTGACGTACCCCGTGGTGGTGCTGGTGTTTGCCATTCTTATTACCTACTTCCTGCTCACCACGATTGTGCCGCAGTTTGCGGGCATTCTGGCGCAGCTGAATGCGCCGCTGCCGCTGATTACCCGCGTGCTGATGGCAGTCTCGGACTTTCTCAAGAACTCTGGTCTCCTGATCGTGGTGATCGCGGCGGCCATTGCCTTCGCCTACCGGGCCTATTACAAGACGCCCAAGGGCCGCGTGAACATTGACGAGATCAAGCTGCGCCTGCCCATCATGGGCAACCTGCTGCGCAAAAGTGCCATCAGTTCGTTTGCCCGCACCTTCGGCCTGCTGATCAGCAGCGGGGTGAACATCATTGAGAGCCTGGAAATTACCAAGGGCACGGCGAATAACGCCATTGTGGAAGAGAGCATCGAGAATGCCAAG of Deinococcus arcticus contains these proteins:
- the scpB gene encoding SMC-Scp complex subunit ScpB, encoding MGDAPPLSALIGAALLAAGRPVGASDLARLLGVPEEAARREVEAFSARLRAANMGFEVEAVAGGYRLVVPPALAVHLTPLLAPPPLPQLSSAALEVLAVIAYRQPVTRAEIEAMRGGSASTVVTLQERELVKVVGRADAVGQPLLYGTTERFLLDFGLTSLSELPPLDDTGFAHLLRS
- the tdh gene encoding L-threonine 3-dehydrogenase, with protein sequence MRALSKAHPTEGIWMTETEVPVPGPNDLLIRVKKGSICGTDVHIYKWDEWARKTIPVPMVVGHEYVGVVAGMGSEVRGFEIGDRVSGEGHVTCGHCRNCRAGRRHLCRNTLGVGVNRPGSFAEYLVLPAFNAFKLPDDIPDDIAAIFDPFGNAVHTALSFDLVGEDVLITGAGPIGVMAAAVARHVGARHVVITDLNDYRLDLARRMGVTRAVNVGQEDLQGVMTELGMTEGFDVGLEMSGSGPAFAQMVQVMNNGGKVALLGIPSGRVDIDWNAVIFKMLTIKGIYGREMFETWYKMAALIQSGLDLGPIITHHYGIADYQQGFDAMLSGQSGKVILDWE
- a CDS encoding L-threonylcarbamoyladenylate synthase produces the protein MTTVSSHDVQRALQVLAAGGVVAYPSETVWGLAAHPDRPDGIRRLYDLKGRLADKPVQVSCASAASAQPLAAPEAGFEALSAALVPFWPGPLTVVLPASAACPPLLAPEGRVGIRVPDHPVALALLEAAGGVLATTSCNPSRQPPALTHGVALAMNLGDVVLPDGGVPCLGVPSTVLLLPEGRVLREGALPAGQVLACLGAQARGAL
- the trpS gene encoding tryptophan--tRNA ligase; amino-acid sequence: MTVAPPARPRILTGDRPTGRLHLGHLAGSLRARAQLQHTHDLFVLVADVQALTDHFDRPETVHDHVPEVMLDYLAAGLDPAKVTFVLQSAVPELAELTLYLLNLVTVSKLRQNPTVKTEIAQKGFGDTVPAGFFIYPAAQVADIVGFGAAVVPVGEDQQPMLELARDVARRFNSLYGPTLVEPRAYLSAVPRLPGLDGGAKMGKSLGNAIFLADPPEEVRRKVMGMYTDPGHLRASDPGRVEGNLVFTYLDAFDPDPARLAALKDHYRAGGLGDVALKRHLIGVLDDLLAPMRARRSAFAADPAALQLLRQGSARGRAEVRLILARVRAALHLHVL
- a CDS encoding type II secretion system F family protein: MPVFEYRVRDRSGKVLKSQMEAETATQVRDALRAKNLMIVEIKAPKSGLSADVKIPFLDNRPPSLKQVAIFSKQLATLINAGVPLVQSLAILQKQIEHKGFQGVVKEMRTDVESGTPLSETLVKHPKIFNRLYVNLVRAGETSGTLDAVLERIAGFQEKELALRGKIKSALTYPVVVLVFAILITYFLLTTIVPQFAGILAQLNAPLPLITRVLMAVSDFLKNSGLLIVVIAAAIAFAYRAYYKTPKGRVNIDEIKLRLPIMGNLLRKSAISSFARTFGLLISSGVNIIESLEITKGTANNAIVEESIENAKNVVMVGEQMSSSLATSKVFPPMVVSMISIGEETGSLDDMLVKVGDFYDREVDEAVDSMTAAIEPLMIVFLGGIVGVIVAGMFLPMFSIIGQLSQ